In Streptomyces nodosus, one DNA window encodes the following:
- a CDS encoding DUF6194 family protein: protein MTMDEIISFMDGLDGVLTVRPAPGDGSPEISWGDTFFSYAPDGVAPATAQPFATIVTKDYPGDTASALTRPDTFRVNIAAGTAAFLHWTGHAPREPATAEVDFTAVDTVLAHPLYGSAGWLAVVNPGPRTEAATRELLGIAHQGARLRHERRAELRS, encoded by the coding sequence ATGACTATGGACGAGATCATCAGCTTCATGGACGGCCTCGACGGCGTCCTGACCGTCAGGCCGGCGCCGGGTGACGGCTCACCGGAGATCAGCTGGGGCGACACCTTCTTCTCCTACGCCCCCGACGGCGTCGCCCCGGCGACGGCCCAGCCCTTCGCGACGATCGTGACCAAGGACTACCCCGGTGACACGGCATCGGCTCTCACCCGTCCGGACACCTTCCGGGTCAACATCGCCGCCGGAACGGCGGCGTTCCTCCACTGGACCGGCCACGCGCCCCGTGAACCCGCCACCGCCGAGGTCGACTTCACTGCCGTCGACACCGTGCTCGCGCACCCCCTCTACGGCAGCGCCGGCTGGCTGGCGGTGGTGAACCCGGGCCCGCGCACGGAGGCGGCAACCCGTGAACTGCTGGGCATCGCCCACCAAGGGGCACGCCTGCGCCATGAGCGACGCGCGGAGCTGCGCTCCTGA